TGCTTTTTGGAACATCCCTTTCATATCAACAACATTACCAGTGTTTCATTTAGTTATGTCACCGTTAAATTTGCTAGCTTCCGCAAACAAGTTAGACATATTGGTGATATTTTCTGTTTTTCAATTTAAATTTTGGTTAAACTCAGTTGCCCCTCTAAACATTGATCTTATATCAGTGACTGATGATGTATTTCAATTTGAAATATTTGAATTATTAAATTCCTTTGCATTGTAGAACATATACTGCATATTTCTAACATTTGGGTTTACTAACTTAAATATTGGGCTGTTAAATTTCGATGCATTTTCAAACATTCTTTCCTTTGTTGAAACATTATCAACATTTCAACTAGCTAAGTCTTTGTTAAATTTTTTGGCACCAGAAAACATATAATCCATAACATTTACTTTATCAGTTTTTCAGTTAGAAATATCTGTGTTGAAATTAACTGCGCCAAAGAAAAGTTTACGCATATTTTCAACATTTGATGTGTCTCATTTATCTAAACCTTGAATAGTACCGCTTCAATTTCTATCAAATGCACTCTCTAAACTTATAACTTCTTCTGGAAGAACTTCAGGAACTTTTTTAACATTTCTACCAAACTGCTCAATTTGTCCATATTTGTCATAGCCAATTTCTAATACTTCAGTCTTATCAGCACTATATTTATGTTTTCTCGGCGTCACTTCTTGAAGATAGTCAATTGTAAGTTTTAGCGT
This sequence is a window from Mycoplasmopsis agalactiae PG2. Protein-coding genes within it:
- a CDS encoding BspA family leucine-rich repeat surface protein, coding for MDAPIAPPVDPGKDNPEKTDPNQNEEVKVLKTDISKLKLQTNHTNNTTKKDILNLLKKQDKLNNLTESDFDFKLEKKALLNREGEISITSKPNSKLISGTLKLTIDYLQEVTPRKHKYSADKTEVLEIGYDKYGQIEQFGRNVKKVPEVLPEEVISLESAFDRNWSGTIQGLDKWDTSNVENMRKLFFGAVNFNTDISNWKTDKVNVMDYMFSGAKKFNKDLASWNVDNVSTKERMFENASKFNSPIFKLVNPNVRNMQYMFYNAKEFNNSNISNWNTSSVTDIRSMFRGATEFNQNLNWKTENITNMSNLFAEASKFNGDITKWNTGNVVDMKGMFQKAIAFNKDISGWNIKKVKDVSFMFDYAYKFDHSLKKWEFEQGTANNNFANATKLHNNSDKLPVFKTTKAK